The uncultured Sphaerochaeta sp. genome includes the window TAGATGACCTCCTCGGCTGCCCGACCACCCAAGAGGGTGTCGATATTTCCCAAGAGTTCACTCTGGCTGAGCAGGAAGCGGTCTTCAGTCGGGTACTGCAAGGTGTAACCCAAGGCACCAAGTCCACGAGGGACGATGGATATCTTGCTTACCGGTTCAGCTCCCTCGGTCATGAAGGCGGTCAATGCGTGTCCCGTTTCATGGTAGGCTACTCTTTCCCGTTCCTTCTCATTGAGTAATCGGCTCTTTCGCTCAAGACCTGCCACCGACTTCTCGATTGCCTCCTCGAAGTCTTCTTGCATCACTACTTTTCGGTCCTGGCGTACAGCCATCAGGGCAGCCTCATTTGCAATGTTTGCAAGATCAGCACCGGCAAGGCCTGCAGCACCCTGGGCTATCTTCCTCAGGTCAACATCGTCGCCCAGTTTTATTTGCTTGGTATGGATCTTCAAGATTGCCAGCCTTCCTTCCAGGTCGGGCTTGTCGATCAGGACCTGTCGGTCAAAACGTCCTGGACGAAGGAGTGCAGGGTCAAGGATTTCCGGTCGGTTGGTCGCCGCAATGATGATCACTCCAGTGCGTGAGTCAAATCCATCCATCTCTACGAGCAACTGGTTGAGCGTCTGTTCCCTCTCATCGTTGCCTCCCATTCCTGCAGAAACGCGAGAGCGTCCGATGGCATCAATCTCATCAATGAAGATGATACAGGGGCTGTTTTCCCTTGCTTGCCTAAAGAGGTCTCTCACGCGTGCAGCTCCAACACCCACGAACATCTCCACGAAATCCGCTCCACTCATCTTGAAGAAAGGTGCTCCGGCCTCTCCGGCGACGGCCTTTGCGAGCAGGGTCTTACCGGTTCCAGGAGGTCCTACCAGGAGTACTCCCTTGGGGATCTTTCCTCCAATCTCCGTGTATTTCTCCGGTCGCTTCAGGAAATCCACCACCTCTTCCAGTTCATATTTGCTCTCATCGGCCCCAGCAACATCGGCGAAACGAACACCGGTGTCTCCCTCTGCAACAATCTTGGCCTTGTTCTGGTTGAAGGAAAGAACTCCTTGTCCTCCCTGTCCACCCATTTTTGAAAAGAGAAAGCGCCAGAAGAGAATGATGAAGACAAAGGGCAGTATATAAGAGAGGATGGATGAGAGTATGCTTGGTCTCTCTGGTGCGGTAGCATAGTACTCCACCCCATAATCATCCAAGAGAGGGATAAAGGAAGGATCATCTACCTTATACGTGCTGAAAGATTGCAGGTAGGTGCTGGCCTCCAGTCCTATCTGGGGATTTGTTGTATACGTTTGTAAGTCATTCACGGCCTGGTCCCTGGTGAATGGGTAGCCGATATACTGTTCCTCTTCTATGGCAACACGTTGTATGGTTCCGTCTTCCACCAAGGATTTGAACTGGTTGTAATCCACTGGGGTGACATTGCTCTGTCTGCTGACCATGTAGGTATTCAGTGCCATGAACACCAAAAGTATGATGAAGAAGTACCAGAAGGAGAAGGTAAACTTCTTTCCACCCCTTGGTTCCTTCTCTCCCAGATGTACACCTGGCTCAATATTCAATTTTTTCTTGAATTTTTCTTTCCAATCCTTATTGTCTTTACTCATGTTTCCTATTTCCTTGGTTGATGATGGCTATCTGGCCATCTGCAGTAAATATATCCCTACAATTGTCAATCGGCAACAAGCCCTATATAGTTAACGGTATATGGAAACGAAACAGGTTGTATTGATTACCGGTGGCGCAAAGCGTCTTGGACTTGCTATGGCCCAGCATCTGCTGGGGGAAGGGTATCGTGTGGTCATTCATTGCAACA containing:
- the ftsH gene encoding ATP-dependent zinc metalloprotease FtsH produces the protein MSKDNKDWKEKFKKKLNIEPGVHLGEKEPRGGKKFTFSFWYFFIILLVFMALNTYMVSRQSNVTPVDYNQFKSLVEDGTIQRVAIEEEQYIGYPFTRDQAVNDLQTYTTNPQIGLEASTYLQSFSTYKVDDPSFIPLLDDYGVEYYATAPERPSILSSILSYILPFVFIILFWRFLFSKMGGQGGQGVLSFNQNKAKIVAEGDTGVRFADVAGADESKYELEEVVDFLKRPEKYTEIGGKIPKGVLLVGPPGTGKTLLAKAVAGEAGAPFFKMSGADFVEMFVGVGAARVRDLFRQARENSPCIIFIDEIDAIGRSRVSAGMGGNDEREQTLNQLLVEMDGFDSRTGVIIIAATNRPEILDPALLRPGRFDRQVLIDKPDLEGRLAILKIHTKQIKLGDDVDLRKIAQGAAGLAGADLANIANEAALMAVRQDRKVVMQEDFEEAIEKSVAGLERKSRLLNEKERERVAYHETGHALTAFMTEGAEPVSKISIVPRGLGALGYTLQYPTEDRFLLSQSELLGNIDTLLGGRAAEEVIYNEISTGAGNDISRASDMVRRMITEFGMSERYRNITLPTTNSGIAGISGAREYSEKAQEYIDSETARIVGERYEMVKTKLEKNKEALLTITEELLKREVLGGTEFEALAKSKVIDYSASV